Sequence from the Panicum virgatum strain AP13 chromosome 5N, P.virgatum_v5, whole genome shotgun sequence genome:
CTCGTTGGCCAAAAATGCAAGAGTAAGATCCTGGCAGCTGTTTCCAAGCTCCAAGGTACCGATCTTTCTATCCATCAAACAATGCTGCCTGTTCAACAGAGTATGAAGGCTGATACATTGATACCGTGTGTGGCCAACCATCCAGGGATCAAGTCCTTGGACATCGACGCCGAGAAGTGCACGCTGACGGTGGTGGGCACCGTGGACCCGGTGTGCGTCGCGCTGAGGCTCAAGAAGAAGTGCTTCGCGGCGTCCATCGTCAGCGTGGAGGACGACAAGCCCAAGGACAAGGACAAGGACCCCTGCAAGGAGGCGTGCGAGAAGCTCTGCAAGGCCAAGTGCGAGAAGATCACCTGCTGCAAGGAGTGCAAGGAGAAGTGCGAGAAGGAGTGCAAGGACAAGTGCGAGAAGGCCTGCGAGGCGTGGCTCGGCAAGGGTTGCTGCTCCTGCGGCGGCTGCAAGCCGAGGAGCCCCGGCTTCTACTGCAACCCCGTGCCCCGCTACCCCTCCCACTACGGGTGCCCCAGCA
This genomic interval carries:
- the LOC120676520 gene encoding uncharacterized protein LOC120676520 produces the protein MAGLLSLLSASVCIFLRPDPSQWRVGSCCCLAELTSRAAAYMYSLELDRDSAEHSVPAAVSPPPDTQNLLSNPTQGCHQLTMSKKIVIKADLVGQKCKSKILAAVSKLQGIKSLDIDAEKCTLTVVGTVDPVCVALRLKKKCFAASIVSVEDDKPKDKDKDPCKEACEKLCKAKCEKITCCKECKEKCEKECKDKCEKACEAWLGKGCCSCGGCKPRSPGFYCNPVPRYPSHYGCPSSYPYYACYEERSPDGACTIQ